The Coprobacillus cateniformis DNA window CAACAACTGCAATCAACATAACCAACAACACACATAACAATAGCCTTACTTTTTTATTCTCTAATAATTTAATCATTCATTTCCTCCTTCTCTGCCAGTTCCACAAGTCGTTTTGCTAAAAACAAAAGACTGCCTCGATCTAATTTCTTGGCAGTCGACAATATCATATTTTGCATGTTTTTAAGTGATTCATCATTAAGTTTGACGACATTCAGTTTCTCTATGATGATAGAATTTTTGAGGACTCTTAGTTCTAGGATATCTCCCTTTTGAATATCTACCTGATTTCTTAATTCAGCTGGAAGGACTAATCTTCCCTGTGAATCAAGTATTTTGTAAACACTCATCTTCATATATATCATTGATGCAGTCTGCAAGATCATCTGCTAATCTTTCAAAGTCAACTTCCTGAAGCATAAGACATGATACAACTTCTGCTCCTAAAGAAGACACTAAATGATCACTTGTAGTAAGAGTCATTGTCCCATCACTCTCTAGAATCTGAACACTCTCAAGAGGAATATGACAGTTTTCAAAGAAACGTTCTAGGATGCAGTAAAACCCTTCATTAAACATTTCCTCCTCATTATCCTCTCTCACCTGAAAACATTTTTCTCTTATTGGCTGTCTTTCCCATTCAATCTTTATGGAATCGCCTGTTTTTAATAACAAATGCTCCATCATTTCCTTAGGAAGCTGAACACAGCCATTTTCTAATACCTTTACTGTTGATATGATCTTCATTGATATCTTTTCTCCTTTCTTTTTAAATTTAACTTAAAGCAAATATTTATAATATTCCTATTTATCCTATGACTCATCTTCATCATCAGATATATCAAACAGATCGAGCTGTTTTGACAGTGAAACACTTTCCATTGGATTGTAGTTGGAAACCAGTATTTCTGGAAATTCTGCTTCATTGTCATAGCGAAGAGCCATATTATTCAATCTGGTTACTGACTCAATATAATAATCTTTATAAAGTTCTCTGATAAATTCACAGTCATTATAGGACAGCAGGAACTTGCCTCTTATCTTTTTAAGCGTATCTCTTAATCGAATATGATCTTCTTTTGTAAAAACAACTGCATAGTGTCCTTCTGTTTCGAAGTACGGTGGATCACAATAAAAAAAAGCATCTGGTCTATCATACTGGATAATCAATGCTTCAAAATCTTTATTTTCTATAATTGTATTGGCTAATCTATCACTGATGTTCCATACAAGTGTAAATGCCTTTCGCACATCGTATGGTCGACATCCAAAAGTCTTGCACCCAGACCCATAGGAATATCTGATCAGTTTAAAGAATGCAACTGCAAGTTTAACATCCTGTTTTTCTATACGCTCCTTTTTCATCACTTCCTGTATCTCTTCTGCCTGCAGTTCCGTAAAGTAAACCTTAACCTTCTTCATTTCCTCTTCAATATATTTGTCTTCAATTCTCTGTTTTGAAATAATTTCTTTATAAAGATTAAAGATAAATCGTCCATTTTCTGGAAGATATCCCAGTTCCTGAATAAATGCTAATGGCTGATCCCTGACAACCGCAAACATATTTGTCAGGTTGTTATTAAAATCATTATAAACTTCAAACTTATCTGGCTTTTTTCCAAACAGTACCCATCCACCTCCACCAAAGACTTCTATGTATCTTCCATAGTTCTTGGGGAATCTTTGATAAATGAGTTCTCTTAATGCCTTTTTTCCACCAACCCATGAAATAAGGCTCTTTAATAATGCCAATCATTATCACCTCCTTTACCTAATCATTTTCATATTCATTTCCTGTTCCTTGATATCATAGTTTTCTTCCAGCATGCTTAGATACTCATCAAATGTCATGATTTGATTCAAATCAATAAAGTCTATATCTTCACTAAAATCGATATATCCTCTTTCTCCAAGATCAATAGGAACTCTAGAAAATATCGTACCATAATGATTCACTAGAATATGCTTGGCTAGAACACATGGTTCAAAGCCTTCATCGGAATGTCTTATTTCGTATTTAAAAAGTCCCTCTGGAACAGGTTCTTCAAGGTATCTTGCACGTGCTGGTGTAAACAAGACCTTTCTACCTTTAAATTCATAGAATTCAAATGTCTCTTTTCTCATTTACATCACCTTAGGTGTAAATATAGGAAGATAGAGATATCCACCTTTGTACAATAAATATAGGATCAAGAACATAAAACCAATCATAAGAATCATTTTCACAATTTCCTTATTGTTCATCATTTTTTCCTCTTTTTCTTAGTAAAATGAGACCTGCAATAGCACATAATGAAATACCAGCATAAGATAGGATATTCACACTGTCGCTAGTTTTCAGAATAGTAGGAATATGCTGATCTAACATGACTATCTTTTGTACGACTTCTCCATTATCATCAACAGTAAATGTGATGGATTCTGCAATATTATATCCTTGAGGAGCTGTTATTTCAGTTAATGTGTATGTCTTGCCAACTTCCAACATCACTTCATGCGATTCCTTTGTAGAAATCCATTCTTCAACGATATTACCATCTTCATCAGTGATTTTTAAATGAGCTCCTTCTAGTTCTTTCTTTGTTGTAGCATCCTGTTTAGAAATGACAACCTCATCTAGCTTGATATCTGTCATAGAGATGACTTGGTTTTCGTTTTCTTTAGAAACAGAGAATTCTATATCATCAGCTTTGATATAGTTTTCAGGAGTTTCAATTTCCTGTAGAATATAGGTTTTACCAATTTCCACATTTTTTGAATAATAAATATTTCCATCAGTCACAAAAGTTTCAATGACCTTCTGACTATCTTTCTCTACAATCTGAAGTTTAGCACCAACAACGACATGACCATTTTGATCTATTTTCTTAAATGAAACTTGCTTATCTTTCATAACGATGAATTGATCTTCTTTGTCTGTACTGACTTCAAATGTAATGGATTCAGCTTTGATATATCCATCTGGTGCAGTTGTCTCTGTTAGTGTATAGATTTTTCCTTCTACTAAATTGTTGATATGATGAGATTCTTTTGTAGAAATCCATTCATCAACAATCTTTCCATCTTCATCTGTGACTTGGATATGTGCTCCTTCAAGTTCCTTTTCTCCTGTCACATCTGTTTTGGAAACAGAAACAATTTTATCGATCATAATTGTCTTTTGCTGGTCTTCTTTAAAAGTAAATGTGATATCACTTGCTTTTACATATCCTTCAGCTGATACTTCTTCGTGTAATGTATAAGTTTCTCCAATGATCAATCCTTTCATGATATGTTCTTCTTTGGATGAAGTCCATTCATCTATGATATTTCCATCTTTGTCACTTAATACAAGTTTTGCCCCTTCAACTTCTTTTCCTGCAACATCTGTCTTTTTAAAATATGCAGTTGTTAATTTATTTTCTATTTGTTTGACTTCTCTATAGACTTTTGTTGTGTTATCCTTAATAGAAAAATCATAAGTAACAGCAGCATGATTTAACACATATCCTTTTTCTGTTTCCACTTCTTTAAGGATATAGCTTGCTTCACCTGTTCCAAGTGGCAAATCTGTTATTTCAAGCTTCCCATCCTTTGAAGTTGTATAAATACCATCTTGAGAATTACCTGTTTTGACAACATCACCTTTACGATAAATCACTGTTCCATCTGCTGGATCAACAATTTCAGAATTAGCAGTTAACTGAAATTTTGCCTGTAGATTTTCTTTCTTAGGTGCAAACGAATTGTCGCTTTGTTCAAATGCTTTTTCCAATACGATTGTTCCAGTTGGCTTTTCATTTTGAACAGTGATCTTTAATACTGGATCACCTTCATCATCAAATGTTATTGTTTTGTCTTCTGAATCAATTTTAAATTGAATATTGTCACTTAAAAGGAAACCATCAGGACTTTTGATTTCCTCAAGAGTATAACTCCCTGCCTTGACCATATCTTCTAAAACGACCTTACCATCATCATCTGTTGTCCATTCATCTTTATAGAACAATCCTACTTTTTGTTTTAAATAGTTTCCTGCTGAATCTTTAATCTTAAATGTGGCATGACTTAATTTCACATTATGACCCTGTTTATCAGTTTTTACTAACTGTAGCCATGCTTCAAATGGCTTATTGTTGACCATTCTGTATTCGATTTCTTTATCCTTATCAATCGTTACAAAAAAATCTCCACTTTTTAAATAATTGGAGTTTGTCTTTGTTTCTCTAACGATATAAGTACCATAAGGAATTTTTTTAGAAATACCTTTACCATTTTTATCAGTTGTAATTACACTGTAAGTCTTGGCTTGATTCCAGCCTTTCGCATTGACTTCACTTTTTAACTTCATTGTAAATTCAATACCTTCTAAACCAGGTACTACACCACTTTCTCCACTGTGACCTGATTTTGCGATTTCAAGCTGTCCTTTGATAACCTGTTCCTGAGAAAGGACATTCTTCATTTCCAGTTCCTTTTTTGAGGATGTCTTTTCTAATGTCACTTGATGTGTTCCATCGATGAGATATCCTTCTGGAACTTTTGTTTCCTCAATAACATATTCTCCCATAGGAAGATTCTTCCATGTGATACTATACTTATCATCAACTGTTTTTTCACCTGTATCTCCATACGTGGAATTTCCAATATTCTTAATAGAAATCACTTCACCTTTTTTATAGATGACACTTCCATCTGCAGGATTAGTGATCTTATCATTGGCTTTTAATGTATAAACAGCACCTTTCAGCGTTGCATCTCCTTGTGCTGTCTTTCCTGTTTCTATATCTTCTTTAGATAAATTGATCTGACCTAATACTGGTTCATTAAAAATCGTAATGTCATATGTTTTTCCATTTTGGGTAATGCTTTGTTCCTGCACTAATGTTGCAATGACATAATTGGCAGGTTCTTTCTTTTCTCTGACAATATATGTTCCATAATCAAGTAATCCTGATTTTGCGATGCCATTTTCATTTGTAGAGATTGTTTCAATAACTTTTGTTCCCTGAACAATTTCAAATTCAGTACCAGCCTTTTTAACAACCTGTCCTGTTTTTGCATCTTTCTTTGTTACCTGTATATATCCCTGTTTCCAGTCATTGGTTGCAGTAAAACTTGATACATCATTGGATTTGATTGTTACTGCATGAATGGTTTTATCAATGATCAAATGATCTGGAACTTTCGTTTCCTGAACATACACTTTTCCAGCTTTTAATTTATTGATTTTAACTTTTCCATCTGTACCAGTTTTATATGTCCCAATTGGTGAAGACATATCAGCATTGTAGCTGACCTTGAAAGAAACATCTGGAACATAATTTCCCTTGTTATCTTTTTTAGCAATTTCAAGACTTCCAAATGAATTGATATCAATTTTGATATTGAAATATCTAGGATCACTGTACCCAGGTGAACAGATCAGATCCTGCTTTTCTGTACTTTTCAATACAAAGTTGACCTGACTTGAGGAAGAATTGGTATATTTAGACATTCCACCTTTAATGGCATCAGAAGTTGTGATGGCAACACTTTCCTTTGAACATTTTGATGATACTGTAACCTTCATCGTATTGCTTCCTTTTGTATGTTCAAAAGTCACACCATCCTTTGTATAATCGAATGTATCATAATACTTTAACACTCCATTTGTATCTTTGAGGGTCTTGCTTTGACCTAATTCAAACTTTTGTGTTGATGTATGGAAGCTGGGCATTGTATCCCATTTGTTATATTCATCCATGATCTTGCTTTTCCAGCTGGAATAATCATCCCCCATACTATGACCCTGAGAAACCTGACCTAATACCTGCCATATAAGATTTTGAGTATATGCATATCTTTTCATCCCGCCTGATTCTCCATTATTGTATCTATAGGTTGCAAGATAAGCGACTCTCGCAGCATTTCTATAAATTCCTGTAGGATCTCCATTATTAAAGATATGTGATCCTTTTGGGAGTGTTTCTCCATGCTGTACACAGAAAGCAACCTGCCCCCAATGTGTTCCATAATCAGGAATATCAGCTCCCTTGATCCTTAATTTTAGAAGATTTGTTCCTCTATCAGTCTTATAACCAGTTTCATATTCTCTGATTGAATATTTGACCTCTTTAGCACTAACGATACCTAAATTTCCCAATGCACTGGAAAACATCATTACTGCTGAAATGATTGCTAAACCTAATTTTTTTAATTGATTTGTTTTCATTTTCTTCTCCTTTCATTTTTACTTCTTTACTGCTTGTATACTGATCTAAATCATCACGACCACCTCCTTTGTAAATAAAAAAAGAGTTAGATTTTTTATCATCTAACTCTCTTATAGCTATTAGTTATTATTGATATAATACTCTTAATCATACATCAGATTTAATCCCTGCATGCCACATGTACATCTGTAGATTTCATATCCAGTAGGACACTTTCGACAATATTCATCCCAACTGATTTCTCCATCTTCATATTTTTTATTCCATTGATCTGAGATGGATTGAAATTTTCTTATTGCTTCATCACTTGTTTTATACCATCCACCATTGACAGTGAACCTGTGTTTATGTTTTTCCTCTTTCTTAGCCTTATCTTCTTTCTTGTTATTCTTCTGTGGTACTTTTTCAACAGGTGTCTTTCTATTTTTTTCTTCATCATTTTGTTTTGATGGTTTATCAGTATTTCTTGATTCTGTCGTTTTACTTGTTTTTTTATTTGTAGTTTTCTTTTGATTAGAAGTTTTATTATCCACTTTCTTCTCTTCACTTTTCTTATTATTCAATTTTTCTGCAGGTTTAGAAGTACTTTCTTGTTCTTTTTCTTCCTCATCGGTTTCATCAGTCAATACAACTTTTTCTTCTTGATTATTTAAAGACTTTGTTGTTTCTTTATTTGGATTCTCTAAACTACATCCTGTTAATAGGAGAACTGCTAATGCTAAAAGTAATATTTTTTTCATAATCATCATCCTTTCCTACATATATTATCAGCACATAAATTTAATAAAGTCTATACTTTTAATTTATATCGTTTTACGTTAACATGTTATACTTTAAACTCAAAATAAAAAGATGATTCAAATCATTCATTAAAATGAGATTCAATCATCTTCATTTTATTTTTCTTCATCTTCTAAAATTTTAATTGTGAATACATATATTAAAATTTATAGATAAACTGGAATTTGAATAACACAATTTTATAGCCTCTTAGCAGAGGTTATAGTCTATCAATAAAATCCTCCAAAAGCCTTGAAAATAAAGGATTTATCGCAATGTGTTCGCCTTATCCCTTTATATGATTTCACACAAGTTTACTCTCTCCCTGACTGCTTATAAGGGCAAAATCAAGGGAAAGAAAATCCCATAACAAGATATAACAGAGTGTGGCAATCGGAGAACTGTGACATATGTGCGAATATATTATAGTGGAGGATTTTTTAATGAACAAGTATATTTATGATGAAAGCAATGGTCTTTGGTATGAACTGCAAAGAGATTATTATATCCCTTGCCTGACCTTACCAGCCGAAAAAGAAAACAAACCTATCGGTTTATGGGGGCAGCGACACAAACGATATTTACAGGAACATAAGAGGGCGTTTTACGCCACGCTACTCACAAGTGGCAAGTTGAATGCTTATCTTGCGGATGTCGATAAACAGGCGGAGGAACGCTTTGAAAGGATTGTAGAACAGATGAAGCAGGCACAGGGTATCACGGAACGCCTAAAGGCGAAAAATGCCTTAGAATGGGTTGGACAGATGAATAACATTCGGGCTTGTGCTATGGAGATTGTGGAGAGGGAAATTATATTCGCATAAGTAGACAAGGCGGCAGGGAGTAAATTCTCTGTCGCTTATTTTTACTGTATTTTCGTTACGAAACTTGACAAAAATCTCTCCCTTTATTATAATTTATGTTATATAACAATAATTATAAAATGGCGGAGAGGTGAAAAATATGCCACCAAAGGTGAAAATTACAAAAGAGATGATTATAGATGCAGCATTTGAGATAGCACGAAGTGAGGGAGCAGAAAATATCAATGCACGAACTGTATCAAAAAAATTAGGCTGTTCCACTCAACCTGTTATGTATCATTTTAAAACAATAGAGGAATTGAAAAAAACTGTATATGTTAAGGCAGATGAGTATCATTCCGAATATATAACTAATATTCAGAGTGAAAATCCGATGAAAGATATTGGACTGAATTATATACGCTTTGCTGAAACAGAAAAAAATTTGTTTCGGTTTCTATTTCAAACAAATGAGTTTATAGGAAAAAATATTTCTGAGTTGATAAATTCTGAAGAATTACAGCCTATTATAGCTATACTGAGTAAAGAAGTAGAGGTCAATACAGAACAGGCGAAAACCATTTTCCGTTCATTATTCCTGATTGCACACGGATATGCAAGTATGTTTGCAAATAACGAAATGACCTATGACGAACAGACGATTATATCTGATTTAGACTTGGTATTTGACGGAACAGTTTATTCATTGAAAGGAGGATTATAATGTATCGTTTATATAAGAAAAATGAATTAAATTTCTCATTGGTTTGGATTATTTCCTATGTTGTTTTGTTTAGTGTTGCTGACAGCTTTTCTGCTTCGCTTGGCACTGAAAAAATAATTGCTGCACCCGTTGCTATAGTTTTTACATTGCTTCTTTTAGTTTTTGTGAGTAAACACAACTTAAAAGAAAAATACGGTCTGTGTTCTTTTAATGGAAGCCTTAGAAATTTCTTATATTTTACTCCGCTACTTCTAATTATGAGTATTAACCTATGGAATGGCGTTACGATGAAGCTGTCTGTTTTAGAAACTGTGTTATATATTTTAAGTATGCTCTGCGTTGGATTCATTGAAGAAATTATTTTTCGTGGATTTCTGTTCAAAGCATTATACAATGACAATGTAAAGTTGGCGATTGTTATCTCAAGTGTTACTTTTGGAATTGGACATATTGTAAACTTACTGAACGGAAAAGATTTAATACCTACACTCTTACAAGTTTGTTATGCAATCGCAATAGGTTTTCTTTTTACAATTATTTTTTACAAAGGAAAGAGCCTTTTACCGTGTATTATTGCACATAGTTTTGTAAATTCTTCGAGCGTTTTTGCTGTTGAAAATTCTTCAATGAAGTTTCATATTATTTCAAGTGCAGTATTATGTATTATTAGCTTAAGTTACGCACTGTGGATATTGAAAAAAACAAAACAATTTGATGAATATGAAAATAATGATAGGCGGTGATGATATTATATGCCAACTATTATTTCAGAATGGATATATTGCCCTGTATGCGGCAATAAAACCCGTACTATGATACGGGAAGATACGGAATTAAAAAACTTTCCTCTCTACTGTCCGAAATGTAAGCAGGAAACAATCATCAATGTTCAGGATATGAAAATTACACTTGCAGACAGTAAATAATTATGTATACCGCCGCTATGGATAACACCATACACGGCGGTTTTTGAATGCCTATCGGCTATCTCTGTCAAAGGATTTCTTACGCTGTCTTTGGGGCGGTTTCTGCTTATTGCGTTCCTGTATCTCACGCAGATGTTTTAACACGCTTTGCTTTTCGGGCGGTCTGTACTGTGCCTTAGCGGTGGCTGTCGGTTTCCTGCTGACTTGACGTTCCCATTCGGCAAGGTCACGGTTATATTGTTCTACAACACTTTCCATTTCTCGGAAAGTACGCATAAACGCCTGCACATCGGGATAACCGTCCTCTTTCAGAATATCGGGCAGCTTATCCAGCTTAACGGAGATTTTCTTTTCCGTCTGCTGTATCTGCTCGGTAATCGTTTTACGCTCTTTGCCCTTGAAAATCCCTTTTGTATCGGCAAGCTGCGCTCTCAGTTTTGGAAGAATATCGTCTTGTAAATGACGGATTTCCTTTGCCCCCTCATGCGCTTTTATCATCAGGCTTCGCATATGGCAGAACTCTGCCATATCAATATCAAGTGTAGGCTTGGGCGGCATATCCTTTTCCCTGATAAGGCTTTGCAGAAAATCTTTTGCCTTTGCCACAATCCCACGGAACAGATTAGGTAACCAGCCTTTGCTCATGATTGACTGACTTGCTTTTTCGTGTATCTCGGTCTGCTTGACTTCTAAAATCTTTGCTTCGGAAATACCCGATAACAACGCCATATCCGCTGTCCTGTTCCATTCCTGCCTTGCGGTGTTATCCGCTTCAATCTCGGCGGCTTTGGGATTGTTCTTACCGATTTTCTTGGTGGGAAGATAAACGCTGTTCTTATCAAACACCTTTAACTGCTGTTCGGGATCGGAGATATGCCGATTGATAAGGTCGGTGTAAATCTCTTTTACCTCCCGAAGAAAAGGCTCATTTTTGAATTTATCATCTTTCACGGTAAAGAGGTGGCTTTCGTAAACCTCGCCCTTTTTTATGACGGTACAGCCTTTTCGTATCTGTCCGTCCTCCCCTGTGATTTCTTTCTTGGTGCGTACCCTTTTGCCTGTTTCATCATAGAACACGCTGCGTGTGGCTCTCTTGATGTCAGGTTCAGGAAGCAGTTTTCTTTCGCTGAAGATAAGGTGGATATGATAGTTTGTCTTGCGTTTGTTGTGGTGGAGGGCTGACACGCACTCCACACCATACCGCCTGTGGAACTCCTCCGTAAAATCTTCAAGGACTTCCTGCGGCTCGTATCTTGTATATACTTCAGGCAGGGCGATAATTAATTCCCTTGCTTCAATACATTTGCCCTCTGTACCGCTTCGCTTAAATTCCTGCTGGCTTTCCCTTGCAAGGTTACTCCCAAATTCATTGTCAGCGGTGCGGTAGGTGGCATAGAGATTTTCCTGTCTTGCGTGGCTTGTGATATAGGATATTCTTCCCTTGACATTGGGTAGCTTCGACATCTGTATAAATGAATGTCTTGCCATATACTCCTTTCTCCCGTGACGGGCATACTCTTTTTGCAACCGAGAAATCGGTTGCCGCTGTTTCGGCGGCGTAAGCAGACGGACAGCGAAGAAAACAGTGTGCTGTTTTCTTCTGTATCATAGCGGCGGTGCATTGTCCGAAGCTGTGATACAGTGCCCCCTGCAAGGGCGAAATACCCAGAGTACAAATCGAAGATTTGTGCGAGGGGTGTATTTCGCTCTCAAACGCTGGGGGCTTGGAGAACAGTTATTCTACTTTGCGGACATCGTTTTCATTGAGCAGGTTTCTTCCCTGATTGACACTCATAAATCGCTCTAAAGTATCCCTGCGGATAATCGCTTTTCTGCCGACCTTGAGGACGGGAAGTTTGCCCCAGTCTACCAACTTACGCATTGTATTTCTTCCGATACCCGTACATTCTGCTGCTTCTTCTATGGTTAAACCCATTTTGATGTTGCTCATTTTATCAACATCCTTTCAAAATACGCATTTTGCAACTGTGTATCTGTAATTATACTTGTTTTGCTATCTCTTGTCAACTTGTTTTGCAACTTATTAAGAAATATTTTTGCCTATTATTAAATTTATGGTTGCAAAATAAGTTTTTCTATGATATACTATCAGCAATAGGAGGTGAAAACCTTGAAAAAAGAAATTACATTCACCGCAAAACAGGTCGGTGAACGAGTGAAAGAACGCCGAACAGAATTAAACTTAACAATGCCCGAACTTGGTAAGCGTGTCGGGGTAAACAAATCTACTATTCAGAGATATGAAGCGGACGGAGTAGACCCGAAGCGTACAATGATTATCAATGGACTGGCAGAGGCACTCCTGACCACTCCCGAATGGCTGACAGGACTTTCCGAAGATAAGGAATATGATAGCCGCACTTTATGTGCAAGGGATATGGAGGAACATATCAAAAAATATCTTGATACGGTTTCTTCTGTGGTAAAGGGAGAACCGCACCAACAGCTGCTCACGACATTCCTCGGAAAGATGATTGACCTCTATACGGTTATGGCTTATCACTTTGCAGACGCAACGGCTGAAGTTGACCGTGTAGCGGAGGACGAAGGCTTAAAGCAGTCCTTACGCCGCTATGCGATTGAGTCAAGGGCAATTATGGAAAGAGTTTACCGTAAAGAAATGGAACTTCCTATCGAGGATATGAAGCAGTTTTTAGATGGGATTTTACATATCTACGATGAGGGACGCACCGCTGTAAAGATGGGCGACCTGTTCGGGATAGTGACAGCAGCTGAAGAAAGGGTTGCTGAAAAAGAAAAATTCCGTGGCTCTTTGACAAGTGAAAACGATGACTGACACTCATCGGCATAAGTAACCTTATTACTTTACGCACACCATATGTCACAGTCCCGATTGCCACGGATAGAAAGGGGAAATTTATCTATGGCAAAAGGTTCTGTAAGAAAAAAAGGTAAAAAGTGGTACGCACGCTTCTACATCGAAGATGAAAGCGGCAGAAAAGTACAGAAAGAGTTTGTGGGAACAGAAAGCAAGTCTGAAACAGAAGCCCTGCTCAGAAAAGCAATCGCTGACTATGAGGAAAAGAAATTCGTTGCGAAGTCTGAAAACATCACGGTTGGTATGCTGCTCGATCTGTGGGTGGAGGAAGAACTGAAACCCGGCAATCTCAGCAATGGTACGGTAATGTCCTATCAAGGAACGGTCAACCGTATCAAACAGCACCCGATAGGAAACCGAAAGCTGAAAACCGTAACCGCCGACCATTTACAGGCGTATATAGACTTTCTCAGCTTTGGAGGCACAAATCCTGACGGTACAACTGCAAAGGCACTCAGCAAAGGGTATCTCCGATTGTTTTCGGCTGTTTTACAAGGGGCGTTCCGTTTTGCAGTATTCCCGAAAAGGCTGATAACCTTTAACCCGATGCAGTATGTGGTATGGCGAGGAAAGAAAGAAGAATACGAGCTGTTCTCTTACGAGGATGGGGAAACAACTTCCACACCAACGCTCAGCTATGACCAGTATCAGAGGTTAGAGGACTTCCTGAAAAAGAAAAACAATCCTGCACTTCTTCCTATACAGATAGCCTATTATACAGGCTTGCGTATTGGAGAGGTCTGTGGTCTGACTTGGCAGGACATCAACCTTGAAGAACAATATCTGACAGTACGCCGCAGTATGCGTTACAACGGGGCAAGGCACAAAACAGAAATAGGGGCAACAAAGCGTAAAAAAATCCGCACAGTTGACTTTTGCGATACGCTTGCCGCAATCCTGAAAACTGCGAAAGCAGAACAGCATAAAAACCGTTTCCGATACGGGGAACTGTACAGTCTTAATTACTATTTGGAGGTCAAAGAAAAAGACCGCACCTATTATGAGGTTTACAGTCTG harbors:
- a CDS encoding CPBP family intramembrane glutamic endopeptidase, producing the protein MYRLYKKNELNFSLVWIISYVVLFSVADSFSASLGTEKIIAAPVAIVFTLLLLVFVSKHNLKEKYGLCSFNGSLRNFLYFTPLLLIMSINLWNGVTMKLSVLETVLYILSMLCVGFIEEIIFRGFLFKALYNDNVKLAIVISSVTFGIGHIVNLLNGKDLIPTLLQVCYAIAIGFLFTIIFYKGKSLLPCIIAHSFVNSSSVFAVENSSMKFHIISSAVLCIISLSYALWILKKTKQFDEYENNDRR
- a CDS encoding cysteine-rich KTR domain-containing protein — translated: MPTIISEWIYCPVCGNKTRTMIREDTELKNFPLYCPKCKQETIINVQDMKITLADSK
- a CDS encoding MobA/MobL family protein encodes the protein MARHSFIQMSKLPNVKGRISYITSHARQENLYATYRTADNEFGSNLARESQQEFKRSGTEGKCIEARELIIALPEVYTRYEPQEVLEDFTEEFHRRYGVECVSALHHNKRKTNYHIHLIFSERKLLPEPDIKRATRSVFYDETGKRVRTKKEITGEDGQIRKGCTVIKKGEVYESHLFTVKDDKFKNEPFLREVKEIYTDLINRHISDPEQQLKVFDKNSVYLPTKKIGKNNPKAAEIEADNTARQEWNRTADMALLSGISEAKILEVKQTEIHEKASQSIMSKGWLPNLFRGIVAKAKDFLQSLIREKDMPPKPTLDIDMAEFCHMRSLMIKAHEGAKEIRHLQDDILPKLRAQLADTKGIFKGKERKTITEQIQQTEKKISVKLDKLPDILKEDGYPDVQAFMRTFREMESVVEQYNRDLAEWERQVSRKPTATAKAQYRPPEKQSVLKHLREIQERNKQKPPQRQRKKSFDRDSR
- a CDS encoding helix-turn-helix domain-containing protein, translating into MSNIKMGLTIEEAAECTGIGRNTMRKLVDWGKLPVLKVGRKAIIRRDTLERFMSVNQGRNLLNENDVRKVE
- a CDS encoding helix-turn-helix domain-containing protein; protein product: MKKEITFTAKQVGERVKERRTELNLTMPELGKRVGVNKSTIQRYEADGVDPKRTMIINGLAEALLTTPEWLTGLSEDKEYDSRTLCARDMEEHIKKYLDTVSSVVKGEPHQQLLTTFLGKMIDLYTVMAYHFADATAEVDRVAEDEGLKQSLRRYAIESRAIMERVYRKEMELPIEDMKQFLDGILHIYDEGRTAVKMGDLFGIVTAAEERVAEKEKFRGSLTSENDD
- a CDS encoding tyrosine-type recombinase/integrase, encoding MAKGSVRKKGKKWYARFYIEDESGRKVQKEFVGTESKSETEALLRKAIADYEEKKFVAKSENITVGMLLDLWVEEELKPGNLSNGTVMSYQGTVNRIKQHPIGNRKLKTVTADHLQAYIDFLSFGGTNPDGTTAKALSKGYLRLFSAVLQGAFRFAVFPKRLITFNPMQYVVWRGKKEEYELFSYEDGETTSTPTLSYDQYQRLEDFLKKKNNPALLPIQIAYYTGLRIGEVCGLTWQDINLEEQYLTVRRSMRYNGARHKTEIGATKRKKIRTVDFCDTLAAILKTAKAEQHKNRFRYGELYSLNYYLEVKEKDRTYYEVYSLPRAEEVPEGYKELSFVCLRPDGAFEAPSTVGIMCRTARKKLEGLEDFHFHMLRHTYTSNLLSNGAAPKDVQELLGHTDVSTTMNIYAHATREAKRTSARLLDKVIGGA